From Lysinibacillus sp. SGAir0095, the proteins below share one genomic window:
- the rpmE gene encoding 50S ribosomal protein L31 → MKQGIHPDYKTATVTCSCGNTFETGSVKEKITVEFCNECHPFYTGRQKFASADGRVDRFNKKYGIK, encoded by the coding sequence ATGAAACAAGGAATTCATCCAGATTACAAAACTGCAACAGTAACATGCTCTTGCGGTAACACATTCGAAACAGGTTCAGTAAAAGAAAAAATTACTGTAGAATTCTGTAACGAATGCCACCCATTCTACACTGGACGCCAAAAATTCGCTTCAGCTGACGGACGCGTGGATCGTTTCAACAAAAAATACGGAATTAAGTAA
- the prmC gene encoding peptide chain release factor N(5)-glutamine methyltransferase: MKHKTIFEALNWASSFLVDKGRDENAARLLMQHIYAMNYSGLMMRMHDAIDEEKWNQFQKDVEEHAKGRPVQYITGVEEFYGRTFRVDESVLIPRPETEELILGTIERMKKLFGDGTELKLADIGTGSGAIAITMKKEWPTAEVVATDISEAALETAKMNARQLQANIEFRLGDLTAPLEEEKWDVILSNPPYIAFDEAKEMSEIVLDHEPHSALFADEDGLILYRKLAEQLPNLVKKPALIGVEIGYTQGEAVANFFKSTFPQGKIDIVKDINQKNRIVFCEINV; encoded by the coding sequence ATGAAGCATAAAACAATTTTTGAGGCCCTTAATTGGGCTTCTTCTTTTTTAGTAGACAAAGGTCGTGACGAAAATGCTGCGAGATTGCTTATGCAGCACATTTATGCAATGAATTACTCGGGTTTGATGATGCGAATGCACGATGCTATAGATGAAGAAAAGTGGAATCAATTTCAAAAAGATGTTGAGGAACATGCGAAGGGTCGCCCAGTACAATATATAACAGGCGTTGAAGAGTTTTATGGCAGAACTTTTCGTGTCGATGAATCGGTGTTAATTCCTCGTCCAGAAACAGAGGAGTTAATTTTAGGAACAATCGAGCGTATGAAAAAACTTTTCGGAGATGGAACTGAGCTCAAGCTTGCAGATATTGGAACGGGCAGTGGAGCCATAGCAATTACCATGAAAAAAGAATGGCCAACTGCAGAAGTGGTTGCAACAGATATCTCTGAGGCAGCACTCGAAACTGCAAAAATGAATGCACGGCAGCTTCAGGCGAATATCGAATTCCGTTTAGGAGATTTAACTGCACCTCTTGAAGAAGAAAAATGGGACGTTATTTTATCAAATCCGCCGTATATTGCATTTGATGAGGCTAAAGAAATGTCAGAAATTGTATTGGATCATGAACCCCATTCGGCACTTTTTGCTGATGAAGATGGGTTAATCCTTTACAGAAAACTTGCTGAACAATTACCGAATCTAGTGAAAAAGCCTGCTTTAATAGGTGTTGAAATTGGTTATACACAGGGTGAAGCTGTGGCGAATTTCTTCAAATCTACTTTTCCGCAGGGGAAAATTGATATCGTAAAAGATATAAATCAAAAAAATCGAATAGTTTTTTGTGAAATCAATGTATAA
- the prfA gene encoding peptide chain release factor 1: MFDRLQAVEDRYERLNELLSDPDIVSDSKKLREYSKEQSDIQEMVEVYREYKDVKQQLVDTKEMLDNEKDPEMHEMVKEEFNELNSRIPELEERLRILLIPKDPNDDKNVIMEIRGAAGGDEANIFAGDLFRMYTRYAETQGWKIDIMEATPNAMGGYKEVIFMINGQGAYSKFKYENGAHRVQRVPATESQGRIHTSTATVACLPEVEEVDVEIHEKDIRVDTFASSGAGGQSVNTTMSAVRMTHLPTGVVVSMQDERSQIKNREKAMKILRARVADMYMQEAQKEIDATRKSAVGTGDRSERIRTYNYPQNRVTDHRIGLTLQKLDIIMEGKLDEIIDALMLEEQASKLAHLNDEA, translated from the coding sequence ATGTTTGATCGATTACAAGCGGTTGAAGACCGTTATGAAAGATTAAATGAACTCCTTAGCGATCCAGATATCGTTAGTGATAGCAAAAAGCTTCGCGAATATTCAAAAGAGCAGTCGGATATTCAAGAAATGGTAGAAGTCTACCGAGAATATAAAGATGTAAAACAACAGCTAGTCGACACAAAGGAAATGCTGGATAACGAAAAAGATCCAGAAATGCATGAAATGGTAAAAGAAGAATTTAATGAACTAAATAGTCGCATTCCTGAACTTGAAGAGCGTTTGAGAATTCTGCTGATTCCAAAAGACCCGAACGATGATAAAAACGTAATCATGGAGATTCGTGGAGCAGCAGGTGGAGACGAGGCGAATATTTTTGCCGGGGATTTATTCCGTATGTATACGCGCTATGCTGAAACACAGGGCTGGAAAATTGATATTATGGAAGCTACACCAAATGCAATGGGTGGCTACAAAGAAGTCATTTTCATGATCAATGGCCAAGGTGCTTATTCAAAATTCAAGTACGAAAACGGCGCTCACCGAGTTCAGCGTGTCCCTGCAACAGAGTCACAAGGTCGTATCCATACTTCTACCGCAACGGTTGCATGTTTACCAGAAGTAGAAGAAGTAGATGTTGAAATTCACGAAAAAGATATTCGTGTGGATACTTTTGCATCGTCTGGTGCAGGTGGGCAATCCGTAAATACAACGATGTCAGCTGTTCGTATGACCCATCTTCCAACAGGTGTTGTTGTTTCGATGCAGGATGAGCGTTCTCAGATCAAAAACCGTGAAAAAGCAATGAAGATCTTGCGTGCTCGTGTTGCAGATATGTATATGCAAGAAGCACAAAAGGAAATTGATGCTACTCGTAAATCGGCAGTTGGAACAGGTGATCGTTCTGAACGTATTCGCACATACAACTATCCACAAAATCGTGTCACAGACCACCGCATTGGTTTAACTCTTCAAAAACTTGATATTATCATGGAAGGCAAGCTCGATGAAATCATCGATGCATTAATGCTGGAAGAGCAAGCTTCAAAACTTGCACACTTAAACGATGAAGCATAA
- a CDS encoding low molecular weight protein arginine phosphatase codes for MNIYFICTGNTCRSPMAEAILRHKKLDGVQVKSAGIYAMEGGEISENAKAVLAQEQIDFSHITSQVKQEDIEWADLILTMTLAHKNMILHSFPNTQGKTFTLKEYVVPFSSKDVSDPFGGDIATYKQTYLELNRLIDELLMKFSGGSTK; via the coding sequence GTGAATATTTATTTCATTTGTACTGGCAATACTTGTAGAAGTCCTATGGCAGAAGCTATTTTACGACATAAAAAACTTGATGGGGTACAGGTTAAATCAGCAGGTATATATGCAATGGAAGGAGGAGAGATTTCAGAAAATGCAAAGGCAGTACTCGCACAAGAACAAATAGACTTTAGTCATATTACGTCCCAAGTGAAGCAAGAGGATATTGAGTGGGCAGATTTAATTTTAACAATGACCTTAGCTCACAAAAATATGATTTTGCATTCATTCCCAAATACACAAGGCAAAACCTTTACATTAAAAGAATATGTGGTTCCTTTTAGCTCAAAGGATGTATCGGATCCATTTGGTGGAGATATCGCAACTTATAAACAAACTTATCTAGAATTAAATCGATTAATAGACGAATTACTTATGAAATTTTCTGGAGGTAGCACCAAATAA
- a CDS encoding thymidine kinase, whose product MAQLFFKHGAMNSGKSIEILKVAHNYEEQDKPVLIFTSGIDTRDEVGYVSSRIGLKRQAIPVFDDTDLYEYVENFPQKLYCVLVDEVQFLSKKHVLQLAKIVDHLKIPVMGFGLKNDFQNELFEGSRYMLTYADKIEEMKTICWFCHKKATMNLRVDENKKPVYTGEQIQIGGNDTYYPVCRQCHENPPL is encoded by the coding sequence ATGGCGCAATTATTTTTTAAACATGGGGCAATGAATAGCGGAAAATCTATTGAAATTCTTAAAGTTGCACATAACTATGAAGAACAAGATAAGCCAGTATTAATATTTACTTCAGGAATCGATACAAGAGATGAAGTAGGTTATGTATCCAGTCGTATTGGACTTAAGCGCCAGGCGATACCAGTATTCGATGATACCGACTTATATGAGTATGTTGAAAACTTCCCTCAAAAACTATACTGTGTATTAGTTGATGAAGTGCAATTTTTATCAAAAAAACATGTACTGCAATTAGCCAAAATAGTAGATCATTTAAAAATTCCGGTGATGGGTTTTGGTTTGAAAAATGATTTCCAAAATGAACTATTTGAAGGCAGTCGCTATATGCTGACATATGCAGACAAAATTGAAGAGATGAAAACAATCTGTTGGTTCTGTCATAAAAAGGCAACAATGAATTTAAGAGTAGATGAAAACAAGAAACCTGTTTACACAGGTGAACAAATTCAAATCGGTGGAAATGATACATATTATCCTGTATGTCGCCAGTGTCATGAAAATCCACCGCTTTAA
- a CDS encoding manganese efflux pump: MEEILMGLIVALDVVALYLLLPDVKQRFLLSIWTALLHMIFPIVGFTVGSWMVSILLQWSNLVSSILLFSIGLQLILSTRNRQTIAIPITILAITASLDTFSVSISFGMLNLQKYLFIFSAGLWTFMLSYISLYIAKKRLKFKGDGLKWLAGSALIIIGIYSFIYHIE, encoded by the coding sequence TTGGAAGAAATACTTATGGGACTTATTGTAGCACTCGATGTAGTGGCACTTTATTTGCTGCTGCCGGATGTAAAACAGCGTTTCCTCCTTTCAATATGGACAGCCCTTCTACATATGATATTTCCAATTGTTGGTTTTACGGTAGGTAGTTGGATGGTGAGCATCCTATTACAATGGTCTAATTTAGTTTCGAGTATTTTGCTATTTTCAATTGGCTTACAGTTGATACTTTCGACAAGAAATCGACAAACAATTGCGATTCCTATCACAATTTTAGCAATAACAGCAAGTTTAGACACCTTTTCAGTAAGCATATCTTTTGGTATGCTAAATTTACAAAAGTATTTATTTATATTCAGTGCAGGACTATGGACCTTTATGCTTTCTTACATTTCCTTATATATCGCAAAAAAGCGCCTGAAATTTAAAGGAGATGGGCTAAAATGGTTGGCAGGAAGTGCACTAATTATCATCGGTATCTATTCATTTATTTATCATATCGAATAA
- a CDS encoding L-threonylcarbamoyladenylate synthase, translating into METIRMLVDNNLNSEKSYAQAVDLLNNGEVVAFPTETVYGLGADATNDVAVKKIFEAKGRPSDNPLIVHIGTREEVSNYIEEIPEIAVKLMDTFWPGPLTVIMKAKKGLLAKSVTAGLTTVGMRMPDHEVALELLRKLKKPVAAPSANRSGKPSPTKAIHVEEDLKGSIPLILDGGATGIGIESTVLDVTVNPPVILRPGGVTKEMLEEVIGDVILPTKSQEKLESTPKAPGMKYTHYAPNAPVYLVESNPAVVSDAIKRLKTEGQKIALLAPISFEKLGADYFFPYGVEGDKEMMSTKLYDDLRACDKTEATIILATTTTTEGVGAAIMNRLEKAAGGKWYNK; encoded by the coding sequence ATGGAAACAATTCGAATGCTTGTGGATAATAATTTAAATAGTGAGAAAAGTTATGCACAAGCGGTGGATTTATTAAATAATGGGGAAGTTGTAGCATTTCCAACTGAGACGGTTTATGGTCTTGGAGCTGACGCGACGAATGATGTAGCGGTAAAAAAGATATTTGAAGCAAAAGGCCGCCCTTCTGACAACCCATTAATTGTACATATTGGAACAAGAGAAGAAGTTTCGAATTATATAGAAGAAATTCCCGAAATTGCGGTGAAGCTAATGGATACTTTCTGGCCAGGACCATTAACTGTCATAATGAAAGCAAAAAAAGGCTTACTAGCCAAGAGCGTTACTGCTGGTTTAACTACAGTAGGGATGCGTATGCCAGATCATGAAGTTGCCTTAGAATTACTTAGAAAGCTGAAAAAACCTGTGGCGGCTCCTAGTGCGAATCGAAGTGGGAAACCAAGCCCTACAAAAGCTATTCATGTCGAAGAAGATCTCAAAGGGAGTATCCCATTAATCTTAGATGGTGGGGCTACTGGAATTGGAATTGAATCGACAGTGCTTGATGTGACGGTAAATCCGCCAGTAATCCTGCGACCAGGAGGAGTAACGAAGGAAATGCTGGAAGAAGTAATCGGGGATGTAATCCTTCCGACGAAATCACAGGAAAAGCTGGAGTCAACACCAAAAGCACCAGGTATGAAATACACACATTATGCACCGAACGCACCTGTCTATCTAGTCGAAAGTAATCCAGCAGTAGTAAGTGACGCCATAAAAAGACTTAAAACGGAAGGTCAAAAGATCGCTCTTCTTGCACCAATCTCCTTTGAAAAGCTGGGGGCAGACTATTTCTTCCCTTACGGAGTTGAGGGAGACAAAGAAATGATGAGCACGAAATTATATGACGACCTAAGAGCTTGCGATAAAACAGAAGCCACAATAATATTAGCCACTACAACCACTACAGAAGGTGTAGGAGCAGCCATCATGAATCGCTTAGAAAAAGCAGCAGGTGGAAAGTGGTATAACAAGTAG
- the glpX gene encoding class II fructose-bisphosphatase: protein MERSLTMEVVRVTEAAAIASAKWMGRGLKEEADDAATTAMRALFDTIPMYGTVVIGEGEMDEAPMLYIGEELGLRNGGPQVDIAVDPLEGTNIVAKGTNGAMTVLAIADRGNLLNAPDMYMEKLAVGPEAAGKVDITASVTENLHAVAKAKNKEISDVVAVLLDRPRHQQIVDEIRAAGARIKFIQDGDVSAAINTAFDETGIDIMFGTGGAPEGVISAVALKCLGGDFQARLIPEDEAQVLRCEKMGIDVNKVLYLDDLVKGDDAIFAATAVTDSELMKGVQYKGSYCLTNSLVMRAKTGTVRFVEGRHNIDKKPRYVK, encoded by the coding sequence ATGGAACGTAGTTTAACGATGGAAGTTGTACGCGTAACTGAAGCAGCAGCAATCGCTTCTGCAAAATGGATGGGACGCGGTTTAAAAGAGGAAGCAGATGACGCAGCAACAACAGCAATGCGAGCATTATTTGATACAATCCCAATGTATGGTACTGTTGTAATTGGTGAAGGTGAAATGGACGAAGCACCAATGCTTTATATTGGTGAAGAACTTGGCCTTCGTAACGGCGGTCCACAAGTAGACATTGCGGTTGACCCTCTTGAAGGAACAAACATCGTTGCAAAAGGTACAAATGGCGCAATGACGGTTCTGGCAATTGCAGATCGTGGAAACTTATTAAACGCACCAGATATGTATATGGAAAAACTAGCAGTTGGTCCTGAAGCCGCTGGTAAAGTAGATATTACAGCTTCAGTAACAGAAAATCTTCACGCAGTAGCTAAAGCAAAGAACAAAGAAATATCAGATGTAGTGGCGGTATTATTAGATCGTCCTAGACATCAGCAGATTGTTGACGAAATCCGTGCAGCAGGTGCGCGTATTAAATTCATTCAAGACGGTGATGTGAGTGCAGCTATTAATACTGCATTTGACGAAACTGGTATTGACATTATGTTTGGTACCGGAGGAGCTCCAGAGGGAGTTATTTCCGCAGTTGCATTAAAGTGCTTAGGTGGAGACTTCCAAGCAAGATTAATTCCAGAAGACGAGGCACAGGTCTTACGTTGTGAAAAAATGGGAATTGATGTAAATAAGGTATTATACCTAGACGATTTGGTTAAAGGTGATGATGCGATTTTTGCAGCAACAGCCGTAACTGATAGTGAATTGATGAAGGGCGTTCAATATAAAGGTTCATACTGTTTAACAAACTCTTTGGTAATGCGTGCAAAAACAGGAACTGTCCGTTTTGTTGAAGGACGTCACAATATCGATAAAAAACCTAGATATGTAAAATAA
- a CDS encoding stage II sporulation protein R, with amino-acid sequence MLNDYEITRVENTNAIHPIVSLLKLVAIAVAIVCSIILVPNVIEQVYETRSNLVDDSLKIRVVANSNTDADQQLKTEMVENLTPFFTQIQKNEQSNLENDEVYAELATYVEKNYASEDVKINIGENLIPPKLESNMFYPQYHYNSLVLTIGEGRGDNWWCTIFSNVCERSADKDKEKEEAKKTDEEEEEKPKVTFVVWEWVKKLFA; translated from the coding sequence ATGTTAAACGATTACGAGATTACAAGAGTTGAGAATACAAATGCCATTCATCCAATAGTAAGTCTATTAAAACTAGTAGCTATTGCAGTAGCCATTGTTTGCTCTATTATTTTGGTACCCAATGTGATTGAACAAGTCTATGAAACTAGAAGTAATTTAGTGGATGATAGTTTGAAAATTCGAGTAGTGGCAAATAGTAATACCGATGCCGATCAACAACTAAAAACAGAAATGGTGGAAAACCTAACGCCATTTTTTACACAAATTCAAAAAAATGAACAATCGAATCTTGAAAATGATGAGGTTTATGCAGAGCTTGCAACTTACGTCGAAAAAAATTATGCGAGTGAAGATGTAAAAATCAATATTGGGGAAAACTTAATACCACCTAAATTAGAATCAAATATGTTTTATCCACAATATCACTATAACTCACTGGTGCTAACTATTGGTGAAGGACGTGGGGATAATTGGTGGTGCACGATCTTCTCAAATGTTTGCGAGCGTTCTGCTGATAAGGATAAAGAAAAAGAAGAAGCTAAAAAAACAGATGAGGAAGAAGAGGAAAAACCAAAAGTAACCTTTGTTGTTTGGGAATGGGTGAAAAAACTATTTGCGTAA
- the rho gene encoding transcription termination factor Rho — MSALTISQLENMTLKELYSLARDYKISYYSKLTKKELIFSILKSRSEQEGFFFMEGVLEIVNQEGFGFLRPINYSPSKEDIYISASQIRRFDLRNGDKVSGKVRPPKENERYFGLLQVDAVNGEDPEVAKERVHFPALTPLYPDRHIKLETSPNKMSTRIMDLVAPVGFGQRGLIVAPPKAGKTSLLKEVANAITTNYPEAELIVLLIDERPEEVTDIERSVKADVVSSTFDEVPENHVKVAELVLERARRLVEHKRDVIILMDSITRLARAYNLVIPPSGRTLSGGIDPAAFHRPKRFFGSARNIEEGGSLTILATALVDTGSRMDEVIYEEFKGTGNLELHLDRHLAERRIFPALDIRRSGTRKEELLIPSEQLEKLWAIRKTFSDAPDFAERFLRKLRTSKSNEEFFEKLNSDMKKATKGKGLI, encoded by the coding sequence ATGTCGGCATTAACTATATCGCAATTAGAAAATATGACGTTAAAAGAGTTATATTCTCTAGCGCGTGATTACAAGATTTCTTATTATAGTAAATTAACAAAAAAAGAATTAATCTTTTCCATTTTAAAATCCCGTTCTGAACAAGAAGGCTTCTTCTTCATGGAAGGTGTACTTGAAATTGTAAACCAAGAGGGCTTTGGATTCCTGCGTCCTATCAACTATTCTCCTTCTAAAGAAGATATTTATATTTCAGCTTCACAAATTCGTCGTTTCGATCTTCGAAATGGGGACAAGGTTTCCGGTAAGGTCCGCCCACCAAAAGAAAATGAACGCTATTTTGGATTGCTTCAAGTTGACGCAGTAAATGGGGAAGACCCTGAAGTAGCAAAAGAACGTGTTCACTTCCCGGCATTAACACCTCTTTATCCGGATAGACATATTAAGTTGGAAACATCTCCAAATAAAATGTCCACTCGTATTATGGACCTAGTTGCACCTGTTGGTTTTGGTCAACGTGGATTGATTGTCGCTCCACCGAAAGCAGGGAAAACATCACTTTTAAAAGAAGTTGCAAATGCAATTACAACAAATTATCCTGAAGCCGAACTGATTGTACTTTTGATTGATGAACGTCCAGAGGAAGTAACGGATATCGAGCGTTCAGTTAAAGCGGATGTTGTAAGCTCTACATTTGATGAAGTACCAGAAAATCATGTAAAAGTAGCAGAGCTTGTATTAGAACGAGCAAGACGACTAGTAGAACATAAACGTGACGTCATTATCTTGATGGACTCAATAACACGATTAGCTCGTGCATATAACTTAGTAATTCCTCCAAGTGGACGAACACTTTCTGGTGGTATTGACCCAGCTGCGTTCCACAGACCTAAACGATTCTTTGGTTCTGCGCGAAATATCGAAGAAGGTGGCAGTTTAACGATTTTGGCAACTGCTTTAGTTGATACAGGATCGCGTATGGATGAAGTAATCTATGAAGAATTCAAAGGAACAGGAAATTTAGAGCTTCACTTAGATCGTCACCTTGCAGAACGTCGTATCTTCCCAGCACTAGATATTCGCCGTTCAGGAACACGCAAAGAGGAGCTTCTGATACCTTCTGAGCAATTAGAAAAATTATGGGCAATTCGTAAAACGTTTTCAGATGCACCTGACTTTGCAGAGCGCTTCTTAAGAAAACTACGTACATCTAAATCAAACGAGGAATTCTTTGAAAAGCTTAACAGCGATATGAAAAAGGCAACAAAAGGAAAAGGGTTAATCTAA